From the unidentified bacterial endosymbiont genome, one window contains:
- the treY gene encoding malto-oligosyltrehalose synthase, whose product MIPTATYRIQFRNGMTFDRVIDLVPYFKDLGISHLYASPIFTATTDSTHGYDVTDPNEIDPAIGGREGFNRLAAALKQAGLGLILDIVPNHMSTSLENRWWRDVIEHGKQSRYARYFDIDWSRPLTLPFLGDSFNAELEKGALTLERDSVTDGASLVYYDAAYPLNPGTFAEDKSLAEIHEAQSWRLLSWREASRQLSWRRFFEITGLVGLRVEDETVFEETHRLILELVHAGIVDGLRIDHIDGLADPLEYLQRLRQAAGDECYITVEKILAKGEQLPPEWPVSGTTGYEFIASLAQVLVDDNNLEHLEKVHDQTLGETVDRLAELRDAKALMTDRNFEGEFTTLLTLASELARRNNLDVPTQEIRHALRELLIAFPVYRTYGTREGLTAPDVALLNQVVTSVNTSEAALTLIVRILTGDLPEHDRETAALFRTRFQQLTGPLMAKSVEDTLFFRHNLELALNEVGADPVPRSFSVSRFHQEMRIRLARQPDALLGTSTHDTKRGEDARARLYTLTEAPEQWEQCLARWRQMNQTRVRFLNDGTAPNAADSWMIYQALAGVWPATLSPDDRQGLESLEARFLGFIEKALREAKQRTDWIDSNESYENVVMDYVRHLLSPDNTLFLQDFSDSLQPFIRAGLMNSLSQTVLKLTAPGVPDIYQGSEALNFSLVDPDNRLEPDFTALVQQLATADRRVFDDEQCWRDGSVKQYVTATLLRLRPHYPALFAYGDWLPLKVTGEREDNLIVYARVKDQQALVVAVPRLMFDVTSSEQLWVNTTVTLPKELVGKRFRDVFSGERRTLPETLDLTSDKGYVRVLITCDEGGE is encoded by the coding sequence ATGATCCCTACCGCCACCTACCGTATTCAGTTTCGCAACGGCATGACGTTCGACAGGGTCATTGACCTGGTGCCGTATTTTAAGGACCTCGGCATCAGCCATCTTTACGCGTCACCCATTTTTACCGCAACGACGGATTCAACCCACGGCTATGATGTCACTGACCCAAATGAAATCGACCCGGCGATTGGCGGTCGTGAAGGCTTTAATCGCCTGGCGGCGGCGCTCAAGCAGGCGGGACTGGGGCTGATTCTGGACATCGTCCCTAACCATATGTCCACTTCACTTGAGAATCGCTGGTGGCGCGATGTGATTGAACATGGCAAACAGAGCCGCTATGCCCGCTATTTTGATATCGACTGGTCACGACCGCTGACGTTGCCGTTCCTGGGTGATAGCTTTAACGCCGAGTTGGAAAAGGGGGCATTGACGCTTGAGCGTGACAGTGTCACCGATGGCGCCTCACTGGTTTATTACGACGCGGCTTATCCGCTCAATCCAGGCACCTTCGCCGAGGACAAAAGTCTCGCTGAGATCCACGAGGCGCAAAGCTGGCGATTACTCTCCTGGCGAGAAGCGTCCAGGCAGTTATCCTGGCGTCGCTTTTTTGAAATTACCGGTCTGGTCGGATTAAGAGTGGAAGATGAGACGGTGTTTGAGGAGACGCACCGCCTGATCCTCGAACTGGTCCACGCGGGCATTGTCGATGGTTTACGCATCGACCATATCGACGGCCTCGCGGATCCGCTGGAATACTTACAGCGTTTGCGCCAGGCGGCGGGTGACGAGTGCTACATCACGGTCGAGAAGATCCTGGCGAAGGGGGAACAGCTTCCGCCCGAATGGCCGGTATCGGGCACCACGGGCTATGAGTTCATCGCCTCGCTGGCCCAGGTGCTGGTAGACGACAACAATCTGGAACATCTTGAAAAAGTCCATGACCAGACGCTGGGTGAAACCGTGGACCGCCTCGCTGAACTACGTGATGCCAAAGCGTTGATGACCGACCGCAACTTTGAAGGCGAATTTACTACCCTGTTGACGCTCGCCAGCGAACTGGCGCGGCGCAATAACCTTGATGTGCCCACGCAGGAGATTCGCCATGCGTTGCGCGAACTGCTGATCGCCTTCCCGGTTTACCGTACCTACGGGACCCGCGAGGGGTTAACCGCACCCGATGTCGCTTTGCTTAATCAGGTGGTTACGAGCGTAAACACCTCTGAAGCCGCGCTGACCCTGATCGTGCGTATCCTGACCGGCGATCTGCCCGAGCATGATCGGGAGACCGCCGCCCTGTTCAGAACTCGCTTTCAACAGCTCACCGGCCCGCTTATGGCCAAATCCGTAGAAGATACGCTGTTCTTTCGCCATAACCTCGAACTTGCGTTAAATGAAGTAGGGGCCGACCCGGTACCGCGCAGCTTTTCGGTATCCCGTTTTCACCAGGAGATGCGCATCCGTCTGGCCCGTCAGCCCGACGCGCTGTTAGGCACCTCGACCCATGACACCAAACGCGGAGAAGATGCCCGGGCGCGTTTGTATACCCTGACCGAAGCGCCGGAACAGTGGGAGCAGTGCCTGGCACGCTGGCGGCAAATGAACCAGACCCGAGTGAGGTTCCTCAACGACGGCACCGCGCCAAACGCCGCCGATAGCTGGATGATTTATCAGGCGCTGGCTGGGGTCTGGCCTGCAACCTTGTCACCGGACGATCGGCAAGGGCTTGAGTCACTCGAAGCGCGTTTCCTCGGTTTCATCGAAAAGGCCCTGCGCGAGGCCAAACAGCGTACCGACTGGATTGACAGCAACGAAAGCTACGAGAACGTGGTGATGGACTATGTCCGACATCTGCTGTCGCCGGACAATACCCTGTTCCTGCAGGATTTCAGCGATTCGTTGCAGCCATTTATTCGCGCGGGGTTGATGAACAGCCTTAGCCAGACGGTGCTCAAACTCACCGCCCCGGGCGTACCGGACATCTATCAGGGTAGCGAAGCGCTGAACTTTAGCCTGGTAGATCCGGATAACCGCCTTGAACCGGACTTTACTGCGCTGGTGCAGCAACTTGCCACGGCGGATCGGCGCGTATTTGATGATGAGCAGTGCTGGCGGGACGGTAGCGTGAAGCAGTATGTCACCGCCACGCTGTTGCGGCTCAGGCCGCACTATCCGGCGCTGTTTGCCTATGGCGACTGGTTACCGTTAAAAGTAACCGGTGAACGCGAAGATAACCTGATTGTCTATGCCCGCGTGAAAGACCAACAGGCGCTGGTTGTGGCGGTGCCGCGACTGATGTTTGACGTGACGTCAAGTGAACAACTGTGGGTCAACACCACGGTCACCCTGCCCAAAGAGCTGGTCGGGAAACGCTTTCGGGACGTCTTCAGCGGGGAAAGGCGTACGCTGCCAGAGACGCTGGATCTCACGTCAGACAAGGGATACGTACGGGTACTGATAACCTGCGATGAAGGTGGAGAATAA
- the treZ gene encoding malto-oligosyltrehalose trehalohydrolase, which yields MEFRTFQKQWGAEFISSDVVRFRVWAEGQNDMTLRLPENDIQMMAAGDGWYQVDVPGIRHGTAYQFVLQDGMAVPDPASRAQKGDVNGPSIVIDSSRYLHANRGWKGRAWEETIIYELHIGTFTPEGTFRAAIDKLPYLAELGVTQLEVMPVSQFGGSRGWGYDGVLLYAPHSAYGTPEEFHAFIDAAHGLGLSVVLDIVLNHFGPEGNYLPLLSPAFFDSQRKTPWGNGIAYENDAVRSYIIEAPLYWLTEYHLDGLRFDAIDQIKDASAKHILQEIAERIRQFIPDRHIHLTTEDSRNVIFLHPRDEHGETPLFTAEWNDDFHNAAHVFATGETHAYYQDFAHQPEQKFARALSDGFVYQGEISPQSGEPRGVDCHTQPPQFFVDFIQNHDQTGNRAQGDRLITLAGADKTRVLLIALLLSPHIPLLFMGEEYGETHPFLFFTDFHGKLASAVREGRAKEFTGYAGHGESVPDPNDVNTFNHSKLNWDRIATEEGKTWLRLTRKLLELRHRYIVPLLRAGGTADGDIMHTAPGVVAVRWQFSGGTLSLALNISHSPVVLPELAGETLFAWPEVDDILPANSIVIRFANGDAPL from the coding sequence ATGGAATTCAGGACATTTCAAAAGCAGTGGGGGGCTGAGTTTATTTCCAGTGACGTTGTGCGTTTTCGCGTCTGGGCTGAAGGGCAAAACGATATGACGCTGCGTCTGCCAGAAAATGATATTCAGATGATGGCGGCCGGAGACGGCTGGTATCAGGTTGACGTGCCGGGCATCAGGCACGGCACGGCGTACCAGTTCGTTTTGCAGGATGGTATGGCAGTCCCCGACCCGGCCTCGCGCGCGCAAAAAGGGGATGTAAACGGCCCCTCTATCGTCATTGATTCCAGCCGATATCTGCATGCTAACCGTGGCTGGAAAGGGCGCGCATGGGAAGAGACCATTATTTATGAACTGCATATCGGCACCTTTACCCCAGAGGGAACATTCCGGGCGGCTATTGATAAGCTGCCGTATCTCGCCGAACTGGGTGTGACCCAACTGGAAGTGATGCCGGTGTCGCAGTTTGGTGGCTCGCGGGGATGGGGATACGACGGCGTGCTGCTGTATGCGCCGCACTCAGCCTACGGAACGCCGGAAGAGTTCCATGCCTTTATCGACGCTGCGCATGGGCTTGGGCTTTCAGTGGTGCTGGATATTGTGCTTAACCACTTTGGCCCGGAGGGAAATTATCTGCCCTTATTGTCGCCGGCCTTTTTTGATTCGCAGCGAAAGACGCCCTGGGGTAACGGTATCGCTTATGAAAACGACGCCGTCAGATCCTATATCATCGAAGCGCCGCTGTATTGGTTAACCGAATATCATCTCGACGGCCTGCGGTTTGACGCCATCGACCAGATTAAAGACGCGTCGGCCAAACATATCCTGCAGGAGATCGCTGAGCGTATCCGTCAGTTTATCCCCGATCGTCATATCCATCTCACCACCGAAGACAGCCGTAACGTCATTTTTCTGCACCCACGGGATGAGCACGGCGAAACGCCACTTTTTACCGCCGAGTGGAATGATGATTTTCACAACGCTGCGCATGTCTTTGCGACCGGCGAAACCCACGCCTACTATCAGGATTTTGCGCATCAGCCTGAGCAGAAATTTGCCAGAGCGCTCAGCGATGGTTTTGTCTACCAGGGCGAAATATCCCCTCAGAGCGGAGAGCCCAGAGGGGTTGATTGCCATACCCAGCCACCACAGTTCTTTGTCGATTTTATCCAGAACCACGATCAGACGGGTAACCGTGCTCAGGGGGACCGGTTAATCACCCTGGCCGGGGCAGATAAGACAAGGGTGCTGCTTATAGCGCTGCTGCTTTCACCCCATATTCCGTTGCTGTTTATGGGAGAAGAGTACGGTGAAACGCATCCGTTTCTGTTCTTTACCGATTTTCACGGCAAACTCGCCAGCGCCGTGCGGGAAGGACGTGCGAAAGAGTTTACGGGCTATGCCGGGCACGGTGAATCCGTGCCGGATCCCAATGATGTGAATACCTTTAACCACTCCAAACTTAACTGGGATCGCATCGCCACGGAAGAGGGCAAAACGTGGCTGCGGCTCACCCGTAAGCTGCTTGAGTTGCGACACCGCTATATCGTGCCGCTACTGCGTGCGGGCGGTACTGCGGACGGCGACATCATGCATACCGCGCCGGGCGTCGTGGCCGTGCGGTGGCAGTTTTCGGGCGGAACGTTGTCGCTGGCGCTTAATATCAGCCACAGCCCCGTTGTGTTGCCAGAGCTGGCTGGCGAAACGCTCTTTGCGTGGCCGGAAGTTGATGACATTTTGCCTGCGAACAGCATCGTTATTCGTTTTGCTAATGGAGATGCGCCGTTATGA
- a CDS encoding heparin lyase I family protein, translating to MLSALSKYSLSSVVNQPPGTVASTPAYLSNVMQNRRRIRRLDPHCVKISHRDKYYDPISHGRGRKLESIKTSFVNNINSLKKYSVSINTKTYTQLGPSGQQEKERYIDEKFLSFVNGLWIGKKDDRVLRFYLPKDKGNFRVELAHRNKLNMNTDSLYEFQMRAGYAARSVIFFQVKESGGNMTTTGRGKPPVSLHLKNEKEIHIAINSEHGSVLRQKIATLSCPQEWYNFKIRIVWNRKHPNIQVAINGRSVFETHVTFGAQNSSSHYSKFGIYVPQQKHEEGVQDTSFLFDNVKEIHRFAMYKKQR from the coding sequence ATGCTGTCAGCCCTGAGTAAGTACTCTTTATCGTCAGTTGTAAACCAACCACCTGGTACTGTAGCTTCGACGCCTGCGTATCTGAGCAACGTTATGCAAAATAGAAGACGTATTCGGCGTCTGGACCCCCATTGTGTCAAAATATCACACAGGGATAAGTATTATGATCCTATTTCTCATGGTCGTGGGCGAAAACTTGAAAGTATAAAAACATCCTTTGTTAACAACATAAACTCCTTAAAAAAATACAGTGTAAGTATTAATACTAAAACCTATACGCAATTAGGTCCGTCCGGGCAGCAAGAAAAAGAAAGATACATCGATGAAAAATTTCTCTCTTTTGTGAATGGCTTGTGGATTGGAAAAAAAGACGATCGCGTATTACGTTTTTATCTGCCAAAAGACAAAGGGAATTTCAGAGTCGAGCTTGCGCACAGAAATAAGTTGAACATGAATACTGATTCTTTATATGAGTTTCAGATGAGAGCAGGTTATGCGGCACGTAGTGTGATTTTCTTTCAGGTAAAAGAGAGCGGCGGTAATATGACGACTACCGGGCGAGGCAAGCCTCCGGTTTCTCTTCATCTAAAGAATGAGAAAGAGATCCATATTGCCATCAACTCTGAGCATGGCAGTGTGTTAAGACAAAAAATAGCGACGCTCAGTTGCCCTCAAGAATGGTATAACTTTAAAATCAGGATAGTCTGGAACAGAAAACATCCCAATATTCAGGTAGCGATTAATGGGCGAAGTGTATTTGAGACTCATGTGACATTCGGTGCGCAAAATTCCAGTAGCCATTACAGTAAGTTTGGCATATATGTTCCTCAACAGAAACACGAAGAAGGGGTTCAGGATACCTCCTTTCTGTTCGATAACGTTAAAGAAATTCATCGCTTTGCTATGTATAAGAAACAACGCTAA
- a CDS encoding LysR substrate-binding domain-containing protein → MQFRLMRNFITVAEELHMHRAAERLNMAQPALSQQIKTLEERLGVILFSRANRRLTLTPAGEAFLSKSRMAIAMTEQAILDARQTARGEQGVLNLGCVSSAMFDSKLPTLLRQTHARWPAVTISLMTGNVQTLYAAVQSNQLDVAIIRAPLPLLPDCLQSRPFSAEKTVLAVYAHHPLADSTALTLASVIDEKWISLRDPEGMGLEQYFWDACHGAGFQPNVVQNASDVPTVISLVSAGFGIALLPASAKAVSVENVIYVDILDRLRPSQLMLVCHNIIRSAVVKKFLTALEQL, encoded by the coding sequence ATGCAGTTCCGACTGATGCGAAATTTTATTACTGTTGCGGAAGAACTCCACATGCACCGCGCCGCAGAGCGTTTGAATATGGCGCAACCGGCCTTAAGCCAGCAGATTAAAACCCTTGAGGAACGTCTCGGCGTGATCCTTTTCAGCCGGGCAAACCGCCGTTTAACGCTAACGCCTGCCGGCGAGGCATTTCTCAGTAAGTCCAGAATGGCTATCGCCATGACCGAGCAGGCTATTCTGGATGCCCGGCAGACGGCAAGAGGTGAGCAGGGGGTACTTAACCTCGGATGCGTGTCGAGCGCGATGTTCGATAGCAAACTGCCAACGCTGCTACGCCAAACGCACGCGCGCTGGCCGGCTGTAACCATTTCACTGATGACGGGAAATGTTCAAACGCTGTACGCCGCTGTACAGAGCAATCAACTGGATGTTGCTATCATTCGTGCGCCGCTTCCGTTGCTGCCAGACTGTCTCCAAAGCCGCCCCTTTAGCGCTGAGAAAACAGTGCTCGCGGTCTATGCCCACCATCCACTCGCAGACTCCACCGCGCTTACGCTCGCATCTGTTATAGACGAGAAATGGATCTCCCTGCGCGATCCCGAGGGGATGGGGCTGGAGCAATATTTCTGGGATGCCTGCCACGGCGCAGGCTTTCAGCCCAATGTGGTACAAAACGCAAGCGACGTTCCCACCGTTATCAGTCTGGTATCGGCGGGGTTTGGGATTGCGCTGCTACCGGCTTCGGCGAAAGCGGTAAGCGTAGAGAACGTTATTTATGTCGATATTCTTGACCGACTCAGGCCGAGCCAATTGATGCTGGTTTGTCACAACATCATCCGCTCAGCGGTAGTGAAAAAATTCCTCACGGCGCTCGAACAACTCTGA
- a CDS encoding UbiD family decarboxylase produces the protein MENPINDLRSAIALLQRHDGQYIETNHPVDPNAELAGVYRHIGAGGTVKRPTRIGPAMMFNTVKGYPDSRILVGMHASRERAALLLGCEPSKLAQHVGQAVKNPLAPVVVPAAQAPCQEQVFYADDPDFDLRKLLPAPTNTPVDAGPFFCLGLVLASDPQDASLTDVTIHRLCVQERDELSMFLAAGRHIEVFRKKAEDAGKPLPVTINMGLDPAIYIGACFEAPTTPFGYNELGVAGALRQQPVELVQGVAVQEKAIARAEIIIEGELLPGVRVREDQHTNTGHAMPEFPGYCGEANPSLPVIKVKAVTMRQQAILQTLVGPGEEHTTLAGLPTEASIRNAVEEAIPGFLQNVYAHTAGGGKFLGILQVKKRQPSDEGRQGQAALIALATYSELKNIILVDEDVDIFDSDDILWAMTTRMQGDVSITHLPGIRGHQLDPSQTSDYSHSIRANGISCKTLFDCTVPWALKSRFERAPFMDVDPTPWAPTLFAAKK, from the coding sequence ATGGAAAACCCCATTAACGATCTCAGAAGTGCCATCGCCTTACTGCAGCGTCACGACGGCCAGTATATTGAAACCAACCACCCGGTTGACCCGAACGCTGAACTGGCGGGTGTATATCGCCACATCGGTGCGGGAGGAACGGTAAAAAGACCTACCCGCATTGGCCCGGCCATGATGTTTAACACCGTCAAAGGTTACCCCGATTCCCGAATTCTTGTCGGTATGCATGCCAGTCGTGAACGGGCGGCTCTGTTGCTGGGCTGCGAGCCTTCAAAACTGGCACAGCACGTGGGCCAGGCGGTAAAAAATCCGCTCGCCCCCGTTGTCGTTCCGGCTGCTCAGGCCCCCTGTCAGGAGCAGGTATTTTATGCAGACGATCCTGATTTTGATCTGCGTAAACTTCTGCCGGCACCGACCAACACGCCTGTCGATGCCGGCCCGTTTTTCTGCCTCGGACTGGTGCTGGCAAGCGATCCGCAAGACGCTTCTCTTACCGACGTCACGATCCACCGTCTCTGCGTCCAGGAGCGTGATGAACTCTCTATGTTTCTTGCCGCCGGTCGCCATATCGAAGTGTTCCGCAAAAAAGCCGAAGATGCCGGAAAACCGCTGCCGGTCACTATTAACATGGGGCTGGATCCGGCTATTTACATTGGAGCCTGTTTCGAAGCACCAACCACGCCATTTGGTTACAATGAACTGGGTGTTGCAGGCGCATTACGCCAGCAACCCGTAGAACTGGTTCAGGGGGTGGCCGTACAGGAAAAAGCGATTGCGCGCGCTGAGATCATTATCGAAGGCGAGCTTCTGCCTGGGGTACGCGTAAGAGAAGATCAACATACCAACACCGGACACGCGATGCCGGAATTCCCCGGTTATTGCGGCGAGGCAAACCCTTCCTTACCCGTCATTAAGGTGAAAGCCGTTACTATGCGTCAGCAGGCGATCCTGCAAACGCTGGTGGGTCCAGGCGAAGAGCATACCACCCTCGCTGGTTTGCCAACCGAGGCCAGTATCCGCAACGCCGTTGAGGAAGCTATTCCCGGTTTTCTGCAAAATGTGTACGCGCATACCGCTGGTGGAGGTAAGTTCCTCGGCATTTTGCAGGTCAAAAAACGCCAGCCGTCAGATGAAGGCCGTCAGGGACAGGCGGCGCTTATTGCGCTAGCCACCTACTCTGAACTCAAGAACATCATACTCGTCGACGAAGATGTGGATATTTTTGACAGTGATGACATTCTTTGGGCGATGACAACCCGGATGCAGGGCGATGTCAGTATTACCCATCTTCCCGGTATTCGCGGTCATCAGTTGGATCCCTCTCAGACGTCGGATTACAGTCACTCGATTCGCGCAAATGGCATTTCCTGCAAGACCCTATTCGACTGTACTGTACCATGGGCGTTGAAATCCCGGTTTGAACGCGCCCCGTTTATGGACGTTGACCCAACCCCGTGGGCACCGACGTTATTCGCCGCTAAAAAATAA
- a CDS encoding VF530 family DNA-binding protein: protein MSTPGSKDPLHGVTLEMQVNALVARYGWSELGERIKINCFRQDPSVKSSLKFLRRTPWARAEVEALYLDSLEDDGVEPAFNPWATSRIIKS, encoded by the coding sequence ATGAGTACACCCGGTTCTAAAGATCCTCTGCATGGCGTGACGCTTGAAATGCAGGTTAACGCCCTTGTTGCGCGATATGGCTGGAGCGAGTTGGGCGAGCGGATCAAAATTAACTGCTTCCGACAAGACCCAAGCGTAAAGTCGAGCCTGAAATTCCTGCGCCGTACCCCGTGGGCACGTGCGGAAGTTGAAGCTCTGTACCTTGATTCCCTGGAAGATGACGGCGTTGAGCCTGCCTTTAATCCCTGGGCCACGAGCCGTAT